In the genome of Brachypodium distachyon strain Bd21 chromosome 3, Brachypodium_distachyon_v3.0, whole genome shotgun sequence, the window CTCAATTAGGACAACACCCCAATGACCTTTTAGACTTTTTCCACTCAAATTGTTATAAGTACAAAAAATGCCGTCTGTTTACCTCAGCAAGGTCAAGAAGCCCTTCCATGGCATTTCGCAAATCATCAATCAGATCATAGATCACTTTGTACAGACGAATTTCCACACTTTTCTGCTTAGCATATTTCTTAACTGATCCTGGAGCTTTGACATTAAAACCAAATACGATTCCTTCTGATGCAACAGCCAGATCAACATCACTGACACTCACATCTCCGGGAGCTTGAAGCAGGAATCTCAAGGAGACATTTTCTTGAGGCAGTGCTTCAATGGCTTGCCTGATGGCCTCAATCGAACCCTATTTGGATGAAAAAATTACTTAAGAAAGAAAGGGTGAACAATAACAACAATCAAAGCACATGGTTTGCAAACAATGTggatacctgaaaatccaCTTTAAGGATGACATTGAGCCCATGTGTATCAATCCCTGCTTGATTCCCAGATGAAACGGATGCTGCAATGGATGAGAGGGTAACTTTTCCTTCCCCAGCTTTCGCATTTATCCTTTCAATTCTCATTGCATCAGCACGCGTATTGGCCCTTTCACGTGCAACATCAAGGTCATCAACAGACTCAAATTCGTCACCAGCAAGGGGTACATTGTTCAGGCCAATAATCTGTTACAAATATATACAGAATATCAAGATGCTTCTAACACTGCAAATACTTCAGGACTATGTAGAAGTTGAAATGGCAACGTATTATGGAAGGAATTAAGCCATTCTGGACCACGTTCCAATGGTATTACCCTGTGAACTGAAATTATAGCATAAATCAAGTTCACTTTCATTCTGCTGCACTGCTTAGAGGCTCCACAAAATGACTTTCTAAATTCCAACCACAATCTACTTGAAAAATTACGCAATTCTTCACTCACCAGGCATTTAACCACTTATTCTTAACTAACCAATTAAAGTAGAATAAACTAATAACCAAGCAAAGTAGAATAAGGTGATGACTTACACTACTTACCAAGAGGCAGGTTTCTTTTTGCAATgaaatttctatttttttctaatAGAGAAGAGGCGTTTCTGTGTTGGTGTATTATTCCTATAATATATATAGGAAATTCTTCCAATGGTTCAAGGCATCTTGGTTAATTTGAATAGGAGTTGAcatagaaatggacaaaaATTGAATCAAGCAGTAGCCTATTGATAATACACATCTGCATCCAGGTTCAATTGTTCCATATTATTCACCAGTGCATCTCAAAGATATTTCAGAAACTGAATCGAAGTATCAAATTTTAGAATATGCGCACTTGCAAGACTATGGGAAAAAATATGATAAAGTTGTGTGATTtataaagaaaaaggaaggaaaaactTGCATGACAATACATGTGTATGAatttgtataatttttgtacACTGCACAATTTTCTTTATTTGGCGAAAAGATTTACAAGTGCACTTGCAAAGGGTGCCAATGCACCTCAATAACAGAAATCTGTGTCATGCCGTAATTTATGCAAACATTTTATCTAATAACTCTCCATGAAAGATACTAAATTTCCAAATATATTACTAGATTTTGGAGCAATGAAATTGAATGTAGCAGAATCATTTGTCACAAATATGATAGAATTAGGGAATTAGGAAGGAATCACAGGAAAATGAATtggagaaaaggaaaggaagaaacCTGCACTGCGTTGGATGGTCCTGCTTGGTCTACAAGACTTCCACGATCATCATACATTGCACGGATCTGTCAATATACGCATGACATGTTATACAGCAATGGCCCAGAATTATACTTCTAGCTTTTGTTTTAATTCAAGAGCTAGCCCATGTTCTGAATTATCACGTGTAACAAGTTGGAAATGAGAAAACTAACCTTTCCAAAAGCTTCACCGCAAACAAGAATATCACCCTTATTCAGGGTTCCATTCTGTACAACTAAGGTAGCGAGAGGTCCTTTAGCCTTGTCCAGACATGCTTCAATAACTGTTCCCTTTGCATTTCTATCAGGATTGGCTTTTAATTCTTGCAACTTCAATCACATTCCCAACAAAAGAATGTCAACGGAGCACTCAACAAATTAGCCAAAAAGGAAGTGTAAACAAAAAATACCTCAGCAACAAGCATGACAGTCTCCAATAGCTCATCAACATTCTCTCCCTTAAGAGCACTTATCTGACCGACATCACAACAAAATCAGCTCAAAAACAATAATAAGTTGCTACAGCAAGGAACTTTCTTTCTCCAGATTGTGATAATAAACAACCTGAATCATTGGGGTATCACCACCCCACATTTCTGGCATAAGTCCAATCTGGGAAAGCTCTTGCATGACTCGTTCTGGATTAGCTCCTTCCTTGTCTACCTGCTTGCATATGAGATGACTGAAATATGAGAAGAGAGGAAATGATCTCTATTGATTTAAAAGAAAGGAAGCAACTAGAAAAGAGACCTTGTTTATAGCTATTATAATAGGCACACCAGCTGCCTTTGCATGCGCAATCGCCTCATTTGTTTGTGGTCGAACACCATCATCCGCAGCCACGACAATGATACAGATATCAGTTACCTTTGCTCCTCGAGCTCTCATTGCACCAAATGCCTGTTATGTTAAAGAATTAGGAATGGTATGACATGCAAAATGGAGAAACATGTAACTAAAAAATATCTATTGCTATACCTCGTGCCCTGGAGTATCAAGAAAAACACAAGCCTGAGGGTTTCCGTCAACTGGCACAAGAACTTGATATGCTCCAATTCCTTGTGTTATTCCACCAGCTTCTGATGCCACCACCTGTAAGTAATAGTTATTGCTGTGTTTTAATGCCCAAGTACATGTCTAAAATCTGCAAGTCGCTGACACAAGGAACATGTGAAGAATAAGATGTGAATAATTTACCTTGCTCTTGCGTATATAATCCAACAGAGTTGTCTACAAATAAAAGAAGCAATGTCAAACAGTAGTGAGGAATAGTTTTCAGTCTTAAACTTTGATGTGACATGTACCTTTCCATGATCGACATGACCCATGATAGTTACAATGGGAGGCCTTGCTACCAGTTTATCCAAATCTTCCACATCAAGGAACTCGTTCTTTTTTGCCATCTCTTCCACCCTCACTGGGTCACTTTCCAGTACTTCAACTTCATATTCCATGCAAACCATCTTAACCAAATCTTTATCAAGAGTCTGAACGTTGTCAAGCATCGCTCCTCTTACAGATAAAAACCGCAGAATTTCTGATTCGCCAACTGCCAATTGATATGCCAATTCGTCAATATCCATACCTTCTGTGCCAACTTCAAGGATCTCAACCCTAACTGGCTCTTCAGCTTCTAAAGCCTCAAGCCTTGCAGCCCTACGTTTTGCCTTGTTCCACCTCCTTCCCTTGCGCACTGGAGCATCATCATCAACTGATCGACGATCATCATTTGGCATACGTCGACGGGGAGCAGCTGGTGCTATTATTTTTTTACGACGATTATCCTTCACTTTCGCTGGTGGGCCTCGTACTGGCTTTACAGGATCTACCAGTGCTTCGGCAACAGCAGGGTCAACCGTTGGTCTCTTGGAAGCAAATTTGTCGATCAGGATGGGTCCTTTTTTCTCCTGTGATGTATCAGCCTTGACGGGCCGACGAGGCGGTGGTGCTACAGAAGGTCTTGTTAGTAGCTGAGGCACTGGCTTTGATGGAGATGACACTGAAGGTTTAGCTGCAGATATGGACTGACCCCTAGTTTCAGTACGTGGACGATCTCTAACCACCTTATGTACAGATGACACAGGGTTCCCCTTTCGCCATATACTCTTTAGTGTTTTTGTCCTTTTCGAATGCACGCCCTCCTCCACCCCCATTGGTGCAGGACTATTAGGCTTTGACACACCATCCTGACTCAGTACATGGTTCTCACCACCATCCCCATTTCCTGAGCTCGAAGCCTTGAGTTTCTCTGCCTTCTCCAGCACCTCATCCAATGATTCTCTGACCTTGTCACGTTCTTGCACTGTTGCAACCGCTGGCTTCCTGGCAGGTGCAGATGTCGTTGCAGTATTCATGCTCTCTGGTGGCCCATTTGGCCGAACTGGCCTCTGCGGGGGCTTTGAAAGAAGATCTTTGTCATCATCAGCTTTAACACTCACACTTGGTCTCGAGGAGAATTGAGCTCCCTTCTCCTCGATCAAGTTAGTTATGACCATACATCTACACAGCCTCCCAGGCGCACACGGCAACCGCCGGACACCATCGAACCCTGTAAAACTGATTCTTGAAACCAAGTGCCCCCTCCTCACTGCCGCTGTGGGCAGCGGGCCAGGCCTTCCCTTGCTACCCAGATTGGTAACTGAAGCAGGAGATGCCATGGCAATGCTCTTACGAACACCCCCTTGCACTCATACAGCTGAGAACACAAGGTGTTCAATAAGGTAACCTGCCAGAGAATCCATTAAAGCTTTGATAAATATCAAAATTACCGAACCAAATAACCAAAAgatatttttatatatatttatgtAAGAAACAATGAAACATCCTATTTGTTTGTcagcaaaataaacaaatatctAGCACTAAAACTTTTatcattttaaatttttagaaGAATGGAAGCccataaaaataaattaagcaAAATTCTAACAATGGACAAGCTTATACGGACAGGCGGGACGACCTACGAAAATGGACATGAACTCTCGGTCTCATCACAGTTCACAAcacatcaaaaaaaaatcagcaagaaGTAAAATCAAGCTTACAAATAGACGAATTCACCGGAAGTCCGGCACCGCAAACAAGAAAGCGGAGGATAGGGGGCGCCCCGAGGCGACGAACGGCCAACCGTAACGAGGTCGGCGCGGGCAacgacggcggccgcgggcagGGCAGGGACGCGTGCGGCGAAGGAAAGCGCCGCGAGGGGGAgaggcgggggcggcagcGAAGGAGATGGCCGGCGGAAAGGATACGGGCGGGAGTGAGTAAagcacggcggcggtgcggctgGGAAGGAGCGTGCGGGGAGTGATAAGGATCGGACGGCCGCAATTAAGCAGCGGATTTCcaataacaaaaacaaatgcGAGAAAAAAGATTCAAGAACGATACACAGTTGGGTCGACGAATGGCTGGCTGCTGATAAGGTGGCCCTCCGAGAGCCACTCAAAGAGATCCCTGCCGCTGATGCGCCCATGCCACGGGGGCTTTTTCACTCTTCTGGCCGACACAGGAAATAAGTGGCCACTTGTGATTCACAATAAACACAATTGCGTCAGTCAGGGCATTAGCCAGCGTCCATGTAAAAATCCATGCCATGAAAATATAAAGTAAGTTGCTTTGCGCAGCTTTGAACTTGGCAAGACGGTGCAAATAGGTCCATAAACTATTGAACATAACATTTGTATATCTTTAAACTTGTGAAACTGTAAAAAAGAGGGACAAAAATGTGGTTTTCCATGCCAGACTTAAAACTGGCATCTAACAACCATTTTATATAGTTCGCGCGCCTAACATCCCGAGCCGCCCTCTTTTGGCGACACGAGGGGAActtgctgccgccggcctcAGAGCCCTCCACCCTCCTTCCCCCGCAACGCCCTCGCCGAAGGGTGTGCCGGAAAATCTGTGCACGCCCAAGGAAGGGGGCAGCGGGGCAGTTTCTCCTCTCGCGCGGCTCTTCCTCTCGGAGTTCGCGCGGGGCTGCTGCAGGCATGGCAGCGCAAGGTCGCGGAGCGCTGCAGGCGTGGCGTGGATGTGTTGCGTCGCGTGGTCATCGGAGGCTTCGGACGCGGCGGTGTCGGCTCGGTGGCCGGCTGGCCCAAATCCgacggtggaggcgctggCTCCGGTGCTCAGTCAGGCCCCGACGGCAGTCGGTGCTGCGGCGTGCGTGGGCTTAGCAGCGCGTGGAGGCCGCTGGAGCGCAGCGGCGTGTCAAGGTCCTGCTGTTGCGGGGCCGTGAGAAGGCCACGTGGGTgcgctcggccgccgccgacggtgTTGGGGGCCTGGCGGGCCCCGGCCACACTGCCCCGTTCTTCTGCTCGTTGTGCCAGATCTGGGGTGAGTGTGGCCAGATCCGGTACGTGGGGCGGTTGCGGCGCCCTGGCCGGTGCCCGGTGGTGCTTTTGGCGTGTGGCGTTCGGCAAGCTTTGCCGGCACGTTGTGGTGCGGTGGCCCTGGTTAGGACCTCTGTCCACTCCTGTCTGCGATGGGTGTGGTGGTTGAGGATGAAAGCGTTGCATCGACGTTGTCGGTGCCGGCGATGACGGCGTCCTTCGACATCGTTCTACTTCTTAATTGAAGGCGTCGTTGTGCAGCTCCGCACATCCCACTCTTCGCAAACGAGGTGCCTTCGAGTGAAAGCTCTGATTCGGTGTTTGGATCGGGTAACGATGACGTCCTCGGACGTCAtgtcctccttggaggcgttgcctTTGGAGCCCTCGTTTGGCGGCGAAATATGCTCGCTGCGGTGGGCCTGGTTTGGGTCAGGGAGAGCGACTTCGTGCTACGTGGGCTTGCCGATGCACGAGCCGCTCCTGTCGGGGCATCCTCTTCTGGCTCCGGTCGTCGAAGAAGCCCAACtctgcctaccttcttctgGCACAAGGAGTGGTTCCATGTTTGGCGTCGTTGGAACGGAAGAGGTTTCATCTTTGCAGTAGCGGCTCGTTTATTCGGTTTCGTCCCGTGTACGCTCTTTGTCAGGATTTTCCGCACGGCTTTCCTCGAATAAGCTATGCATTGTATCGTTTTTCAGGCCCGATTTTTCCTATAAACAGGATCAATTCTTTTTTATAATCGAATCACGGGTATCGACCGTTGCGTCCTAAGAAAACCATTTTATCTCTCTCAAACCAGAGAGAATTAAATAGCACAAGCATCCATTGGAAGGGCTAAAGCAGAGCTGAAAATTTTGGCCTGTTCCAGGGAGCAAAAAAGGGTGAGAAATGCTAGAAAACGGAATTTGGTGGAATGAAAATGGAAATTTTCTTGcagaaagagaaataaaaacgGGATACCCATTTTCGTGGAAATTTGGTGTTAGCCCTTTCTAGAACCTGAACATAACTCTCTTGTGTCAATACATCACGACAAGAGCATTTGCgttttctcaacaaaaaaagtaTTCTGCAGTCAGTTCAATTAATCACTACGGTGTAACATATCATCTGTGTGCAACATTGCAAAACTTGAGTTATCTCCTGCAAGATAGATATACAAGACTGCCCAAGAATTCAGCTTTTGGATGCTTGGTAATGAAGGACAGCTGCAACTAGGGAACTAGTGAACGTTTGCTCCAGATTACAACCATTTTCCTCGTCTCCTATAAAAGAAATTACGATATTCATCCGTTCATTTCCAGTTCAAACACCATTATTCTACAGAAAAGAACTTTACAAGCGAAATGTGACTCTGAAATAGATAAATCAAATTTCCTCAAAAGAGAAATAGATAAATCAAATACTCGCCATTAACACTGAAAGTTTAAAATGCCATCCGTCGAGCAGTTGCACGGAATATTGATACGGAAATTGCCAGGTTGATCATTTCGAGATTCAGTTATGTTTTTTGTGTAGCAGTTGTTCAGGTGTAGCATGCTGCTAATTCCCATCAGTGAATGAACcactttgatttgattttgaagGTATATAGAACAAGAAAGTAAAAACAACCAACCAAAGCGGTCCTTTTTGCTGCAATACATCATAGAAAGAACAAAAGCACATCAGAAAAGCTAATGCTCCCAATTTGAGCTTTTGTTTCAACTTAACATTTCAACGCACTAACAAGTCTTCAGTTTATATGGGTTGACCCTATTGTGGAACACTACTATTTGGCTCTTCTTTGCATATTGTTGCTCTTGCGACGTACTCCAAAGATCCACTATTACAGTCAGTTTCGCTGATCAAACCACACGACAAGGAAAAAAGTAACTCCTTCCAGGGTAAACATCCCTGAAATCCTGTAAAACTCAATATGGGTATTCTGCAGAGTACTCGTGCATCATAGAAGTGCTCTGTGAACATAAAAATTGCAAGATTCAAGCATGAGATGCACTGGTCAAACAATTCTTAACTGTTATTTGCAATAGTGGGACCAAGAATAGACCAAAAATTGTATGTAATTAATTTTCTTATGGTATACATCTTCATGGGAAAATCAAAGGAAAATGGTTAGTGAAGGTTCCCTCGATGTAGATATATGCATATGCATTACTACAACAACCTTTTCACAATCATAATTTGTCTTGATGTTGCACAATCATCACGTGTAGTACCTGTAACATCTGATGTGCAGTGGAGTTTGCTTTGACCTTCCAGTGTAACACACTTTCTCACCTGAATGCGAGAAGCGGAACTAAATAAAATATCGCCTTCTTTTCTCACTTGCCACCATCTCCTTCTGTGCCTCCTGCACTACACTTACAACTACAAGTGAACCCAAAGCTGTTTCCCTTGGCTTCTTAAACGTATGCCAGTGTTGGTACTGACACACATACCCCAGAATTTCTTGGTATTTTTTGTTCGGTGTCTGTTGCatccccttctctctctctctctctctctctctctctctctctctctctctctctttctctctcttcacGACACCGTCGAAAACAGACATCGGAATGGTCCTCATACAATTAAAATTATTCCACTATCCTAACTCCTGAGAACAACCCCTGCCTAGAACCACCAAAATTTTGCCTAGACTAGAGAACTAATTTAGTACCTAGCGGGTGAACCGGACACTGGGTCAGAAAAGGAGATGCAATCCGACTTCCACTGAAGATCACCACAAGATGTCAGAACTTTTGAAAGCACAAAGTCATCAACGTCATGTCCTTCTTGCTGCATAAGGTACATGTACTTAAATGCTTCTTCACAGAGGCCATTCTGAGCAAATCCTGTAATAATCACTTTCCATGTTACCAAGTTGTGTTCTGGCATGGCGTCAAagactcgtcgagcatcatcAACATTTCCACACCTCATGTACATATCAATCAGCGAGCTTCCCACAAATACATTCAAGAAAGCTGGAGTCTTGTTAACAACACCGTGGATCCTCCTTCCATCTTGCAGAGCCTCTAGTTTTGCACATGCTTTCAAAGCCGATGAATATGTGTAGGTATTTGGTTtgacaccatcccataacataTCATCTAATGATTTAAGTGCTTCAGCATTATGACCAACACTATTGTAGCCTGAAATCATAGCTGTCCACGAGATAGCATCACGGTCAGGCATATCTTTTAGAATCCGTGCAGCATATGTATACTCACCACATTTACAATAGCACCAAACAAGTGTACTCCCAATTTGAAGATTCTCTTGAATGGAATTCTTTATTATCTGTGCATGCAGTTCCTTTCCGAGACGAAGAGATTGTATAGAGCCACATGCACTAAGAAGACCAACAATTGTGAGGTTGTTAATAGACACTCGGCGCATCTTCATGTTTTGGAACAACAAGATAGCTTTTTCACCATGGCCACTTTGCGCATAGCCAGAGATCATAGAAGTCCATGTAATAGTGTTTCTTCGTGCCATCTTATCAAACACTGCTTGAGCATCAAAGACTTCTCCTAATCTGGCATACATGGTGACAAGAGCACTACCGACATGGATGTCATCTTTGTACAATTTTTTCACAATAGCGCCATGCAGCTGCTTCCCAAATCTGAAAGCCTTCTCATCTGAGCAAGCCTTGAGGATGCTGCACACAGTAAATTCATTTGGATAATATCCCTCAGAGACCATCACTGAAAACATCTCAAGGGCTTTATCCCCACGCCCATGCTGCACATAAGCTGTAATCATTGTTGTCCACGAGATAACATCACGAGAGGCCATCTTATCAAACATTGTCGAAGCACTGGCGATATGGCCGCACTGTGCATAGAAGTGCACAACAGCACTGTCCATTATCACGTTGCTCCACCCTCCTTTCACAACACAACAATGGACCTGCCGCCCTAGCTTAGTATTGCACTGCTCGCCACAAGATTtcaacaagcaaacaaaagtcAAGCTGTTACCTCGCACTCCACTGCCTACCATATCCAAGAACAGTCTCACTACCTCATTGTAGTTTCCTGATTTCTGATACCCGTTTATGATAGCCGTCCACGACACAACACTCTTATCGggcatttcatcaaacacctTCCTAGCATCTGAAATCTCATGAAACCTCGCATACGCGTTGATCAAATTGTTGGCCACGAACATGCCCGGACCATCTGGCGACCGCACAGAAATCGCGTGCACTCGCCGGACATCGTCCACGCTGCCGCAAGAACGCAACAAGGAAGCCAGTGCCTCAGCGTCCGGGGAACCTGGCGAATTGCCCTCGGAATCTTGCTCTGCAGGGCCGTAGCCATCATCTGGTAGCGATTGAACTTGCAGAGATTGGTCCTTGGTCCGGAAAGATGGAGCCCTGAAGTACTGGTGCTCGGCCTTCTTGCTCTTGTGCTCCCCGGAACTTTGTGCTCTTCGCAGGAAGCTGCTCTGTCGGGATGGAGGCAACCGATAAGTTTCGATTCCTGGGGGCGAAGGAGAGCAACAGAACAGCATTTGGATTCCTCAACCTCTCTCCGGCGAGGGGGCGGAACCGGAGAGCTAGAAGAAGAGTGCAGGGAAGACGCCACCAGGCACGGAATGGAGGTGTACCTGGTGGTCCCCCGCTCGCTCTGGGAGGCGACGAGTGAGCGCGCAGCACCAGCGGCGGAGTGAGGTGACGATGGGGAGACTCGGGCTGCTGTGCTGGAGGGGGTCGCTGTGACTGGTCGGCGTTGCTCCGGCCACCGGCGGGTGGCGTTGGAAGCCTGAGGGGTGGATGGTGGATTTTTGTAGTCGTCGCGCGAGTGGATCAGGCTTTAAGattatcatttgttttttcGCTCCACATTTCTGCGTGGATGCTTGGCAAAAATCTGTTTGGAGGGAGATGGTTCATGAACCCAAAGCAATCAAGTTGTGCTCCTGTCTTTGTATTATCTTTGTATAAGACTGAATT includes:
- the LOC100829922 gene encoding translation initiation factor IF-2, chloroplastic, encoding MASPASVTNLGSKGRPGPLPTAAVRRGHLVSRISFTGFDGVRRLPCAPGRLCRCMVITNLIEEKGAQFSSRPSVSVKADDDKDLLSKPPQRPVRPNGPPESMNTATTSAPARKPAVATVQERDKVRESLDEVLEKAEKLKASSSGNGDGGENHVLSQDGVSKPNSPAPMGVEEGVHSKRTKTLKSIWRKGNPVSSVHKVVRDRPRTETRGQSISAAKPSVSSPSKPVPQLLTRPSVAPPPRRPVKADTSQEKKGPILIDKFASKRPTVDPAVAEALVDPVKPVRGPPAKVKDNRRKKIIAPAAPRRRMPNDDRRSVDDDAPVRKGRRWNKAKRRAARLEALEAEEPVRVEILEVGTEGMDIDELAYQLAVGESEILRFLSVRGAMLDNVQTLDKDLVKMVCMEYEVEVLESDPVRVEEMAKKNEFLDVEDLDKLVARPPIVTIMGHVDHGKTTLLDYIRKSKVVASEAGGITQGIGAYQVLVPVDGNPQACVFLDTPGHEAFGAMRARGAKVTDICIIVVAADDGVRPQTNEAIAHAKAAGVPIIIAINKVDKEGANPERVMQELSQIGLMPEMWGGDTPMIQISALKGENVDELLETVMLVAELQELKANPDRNAKGTVIEACLDKAKGPLATLVVQNGTLNKGDILVCGEAFGKIRAMYDDRGSLVDQAGPSNAVQIIGLNNVPLAGDEFESVDDLDVARERANTRADAMRIERINAKAGEGKVTLSSIAASVSSGNQAGIDTHGLNVILKVDFQGSIEAIRQAIEALPQENVSLRFLLQAPGDVSVSDVDLAVASEGIVFGFNVKAPGSVKKYAKQKSVEIRLYKVIYDLIDDLRNAMEGLLDLAEEEVPLGSAKVRAVFSSGSGKAAGCMVTTGKVVEDCNVRVLRKGKEVYVGTLDSLRRVKETVKEVGAGLECGIGVDDFDEWEEGDVVEAFNTVKKARTLEEASASVTAALKGAGVQV
- the LOC100830227 gene encoding pentatricopeptide repeat-containing protein At4g18520, chloroplastic: MIILKPDPLARRLQKSTIHPSGFQRHPPVAGATPTSHSDPLQHSSPSLPIVTSLRRWCCALTRRLPERAGDHQSSFLRRAQSSGEHKSKKAEHQYFRAPSFRTKDQSLQVQSLPDDGYGPAEQDSEGNSPGSPDAEALASLLRSCGSVDDVRRVHAISVRSPDGPGMFVANNLINAYARFHEISDARKVFDEMPDKSVVSWTAIINGYQKSGNYNEVVRLFLDMVGSGVRGNSLTFVCLLKSCGEQCNTKLGRQVHCCVVKGGWSNVIMDSAVVHFYAQCGHIASASTMFDKMASRDVISWTTMITAYVQHGRGDKALEMFSVMVSEGYYPNEFTVCSILKACSDEKAFRFGKQLHGAIVKKLYKDDIHVGSALVTMYARLGEVFDAQAVFDKMARRNTITWTSMISGYAQSGHGEKAILLFQNMKMRRVSINNLTIVGLLSACGSIQSLRLGKELHAQIIKNSIQENLQIGSTLVWCYCKCGEYTYAARILKDMPDRDAISWTAMISGYNSVGHNAEALKSLDDMLWDGVKPNTYTYSSALKACAKLEALQDGRRIHGVVNKTPAFLNVFVGSSLIDMYMRCGNVDDARRVFDAMPEHNLVTWKVIITGFAQNGLCEEAFKYMYLMQQEGHDVDDFVLSKVLTSCGDLQWKSDCISFSDPVSGSPARY